CCATTGGCAAATTCAATCAAATCCAAAGCATCCTGAATGTACCGGTCTAACTCGCCTACGGGTACGTGGGCTTCGCAACAACCGTTCTGGTACTGACAGGCCAGTCCGACATTGACAACGGGCAGCGGTTCGGCGCCGATGTCTTCCGACAAAAGGAAATATTCGAAAAAGCCCAATCCATAGCTTTGGAAATAATCGGGAAAGAAACGGTGCATAAACGTATAGTGCCAGCGGTTTTCGTTCAGAGGACGATTTTCGACGGGGCCTACGCTTTTTTTCCAGTCGTAGCGGGTTTCCAGATCGGTTCCTTCGACAATGCAGCCACCGGGGAAACGGAAAACTCCAGGGGTTAAATCTTCCAACGCCTGTGCCAGGTCTTTGCGCAATCCGTTTTCGCGTCCTTTATAGGTGTCGACGGGAAAAAGCGAAACATGTTCCAACGCAACGGAACCTTTTGATGTGAGGAAAATACGCAGCCGTCCTTTTTCTTCGGTCGAAGACGGAGTAAGGACAATCTGGTATTTTTCCCAATCATCGGATCTGATGATCAGATCTTTTCGGGCAATGATATTATTTTGCGCGTTTATCAGTTCGACGCGGATTTTTTGCTCACCGGGCGAGTTGACTTTTTTTGCCCAGACTGAAAAGCGGTAACCGGCATCTTTCCTGAATCCCATTCCACGGAAGCCTTCGTTTTCGATTCCCGTATGCTTATGTTCATGCCCGGGATATGAAAGCACTACGTAGTGGGGATTGCGTTCGAAGGGTGGATCGTCTTTTCTTAATGCTACTTTCCCGAAAGTATTCCATCCCATCAGATTTTGCGGAAATTCGAAAGAGCGGTTCTTGACCAGTTCGGCATACAAACCACCATCGGCAGCAAAATTAATGTCCTCAAAAAACAGTCCGTACATGGTAGGTTGGATCGGAGCGCTTTTCTTTCTGGTATCGAGGGTGAGATCGATGGTTTGGGCTTTTACCATAAAGGTAAAAGTCAGTAATACGATACCTGCTGATATTTTCAATATTTTTTTCCTGTTCATAACATCCTGGCTATTAAGTTAAGTTCATTTTACTTTATTAAATGTAACTTTATATTTTTTCATATAACGATTTCTTAATCATTTTTCACTTTCATCCGCAACACCGTGAATGAATATGCGGACAGTTCCATCTCTCCCGAAAAGGTTACCTGTGCGCTTACGGGCTCTGCGCGCCTGTCATCGGGTTTCCCTGTCAAAACTGTTTTAACGGCGGTATTTTCCACATTCAGATCATCAATGTTCAACATTGCTTTTGCCTCAACAGGCAGCAGGTTGAGCAGTTTTATAATGATATCGCCTGTTTTGCTGTCGCGGACAACCGAACAGGCAATCCGTTTACAGACACCGCTGTTCCCGTCGGAAACTTTAACAAGGCTTGTAAGGTATTCGTCGCCCGGATTTTGCCCGTACAACTTCTGCACATGGTAGCCGACGGTAGGCTTTACTTCAGTGTTGTTGAAATAAATGAGGTCGGGACTCCACTGTGTATGTTTTTCTTTTGCCAGAAGCGGCGCATAAGAGGTAAGGGCTACGATGTCGCCGTTCCGTTCAATATTTGCCAGATGCAGGGCCTCGGTCAATGCTGTTTCAATGTTGTTATGGCGTCCCGGAACATGCGCCGCATATTCGCCCAGATAAACCCTGGGCTTCGAGCGGTCGTAGCGGTCGTAATAATCCTGATTGTGGATGAACCATCCGGGCGGGACATAATAATGTTCGTCGATCATCTGAATGCCCGTTTCAGTGGCTACACGCCATCCTTCGGTGTAGTCGCTTCCTTCGTAAAATGGCCCCGCGGTTCCGACAATCATCATTTCAGGATATTTTTCCTTAATGGCACGGCATATCATCACGAAACGTTCTTCAAAAACATCGGAAATAAGGTCTTCGTTGCCTATTCCTATATATTTCAATCCGAAAGGTTCCGGATGCCCTGCATCGGCACGCATTTTCGCCCATTTGTTTTTCTTCGGGTCGCCATTGGCCCATTCAATCAGATCGAAGATCTCCTGAATGTAATCCTGCATTTCATCCAACGGGATACCACACTGCTGTCCGTGTCCGCCTGTTCCTGAGTTCTGACAGGGCACACCGGCAGCGAGGACAGGGAGCGGTTCGGCACCGATATCTTCGCAGAACAGGAAATATTCGTAATACCCCAATCCCATTGTCTGGTGATACCCCCACAGGTTGCGGTCGGGTTTGCGCGATTCAAGCGGTCCGATGGTATTTTTCCAACGATATATATTATC
This region of Bacteroidales bacterium genomic DNA includes:
- a CDS encoding carbohydrate binding domain-containing protein; translation: MVKAQTIDLTLDTRKKSAPIQPTMYGLFFEDINFAADGGLYAELVKNRSFEFPQNLMGWNTFGKVALRKDDPPFERNPHYVVLSYPGHEHKHTGIENEGFRGMGFRKDAGYRFSVWAKKVNSPGEQKIRVELINAQNNIIARKDLIIRSDDWEKYQIVLTPSSTEEKGRLRIFLTSKGSVALEHVSLFPVDTYKGRENGLRKDLAQALEDLTPGVFRFPGGCIVEGTDLETRYDWKKSVGPVENRPLNENRWHYTFMHRFFPDYFQSYGLGFFEYFLLSEDIGAEPLPVVNVGLACQYQNGCCEAHVPVGELDRYIQDALDLIEFANGDVSTVWGKLRAEMGHPAPFNLKYIGIGNEQWGNEYVERLEPFIKAIRARYPGIKIIGSSGPSADGKEFDYLWPEMKRLKVDLVDEHYYKDPQWFLNSAARYDKYDRKGPAVFAGEYACHDHPSGKQNNFLSALYEAAFMTGLERNADIVHMCTYAPLFAHYDAWQWNPDLIWFNNLSVVKTPNYYVQQVYAREKGTNTASLLQNGNTVTGENGMYASAVLDKDANCYIVKIVNTGTGAQEVKITLSGIKKNTVLMLGECVKMQDNELKAINSLENPNRIVLQETTASLDNSILTVKAEPQSFGIYKIILK